Proteins encoded within one genomic window of Panacibacter microcysteis:
- a CDS encoding sensor histidine kinase — protein MQTGSSSFYSAQEMQQFMQNSMFRALLDAMPIAVQVLRAVRDDSGSITDFLFVFSNTTADALQGKKLTGKQLHTHPGNAEADRLFIKFLEAAGQQQPLSFAYAHSTAAGVQWLDYTAQKFGDGVLVSYTAAVQRQAGQLPGENGVCSPVTQPFAGSRATPEAINENEHLLFAALESTLNHIQVFNAIRREDGNITDFQPVLSNKNTGQANGDTKGRKVSQTNPGIFTEGIFSKWVQVAETGNSIQFEQYYDHEGYSGWFEQAVVKMGDGVVVSTKDITERKLAEIALKESQYLLKSVFDTNLVGMAVHEAVFDAAGNITDFRIKIANRQLEQLTGRTNLEGKLYSEEYPGIKQTPVFEAMKRVVETGKPQELEYHYRHDGFDKHFLSMFIKFDGGLVATNLDITERKMNENQIKEQAAYISRITETVPDMISIVELSTRKYEFINTRTFTSEGFNTDELSAKPREELSQMIHPEDLHGLQAFFAKFYTMSDDEITHADYRARNNETESWRWFKVRGRVFKRNSEGVATHGLNVIQNITYQKEAEEKIAVLNKKLLHKNRELEAANAGIKTFTSIAANDYKETLKHLYTNLEFIISNEAKKLSDAGKANLRRAQSGIQKMKLLTDDIVNYLKIPSLDNVLADIDMNEILKTVINDLQDKIHSAGTVIEADPLPSLKGFPLLISLLFYHLLDNAIKFRKEDQPGLVHIGYKKLNNIHIDDAIPNMVYHRITVTDNGTGFNPVDGEKLFEIFYKPPQKKYRGSGIGLSICKRIMDIHHGFIQAESNEGNGAVFLCYFPAELPFSA, from the coding sequence ATGCAAACAGGTTCATCTTCGTTTTACTCTGCGCAGGAGATGCAGCAGTTTATGCAAAATAGTATGTTCAGGGCATTGCTTGATGCCATGCCCATTGCTGTGCAGGTACTCAGAGCCGTGCGGGACGACAGCGGTAGTATCACAGATTTTTTGTTTGTGTTTTCCAATACCACCGCAGATGCATTGCAGGGAAAAAAATTGACCGGTAAGCAACTACATACACACCCGGGCAACGCAGAAGCCGATCGCCTTTTTATAAAATTCCTGGAGGCAGCGGGCCAGCAGCAGCCGCTAAGTTTTGCTTATGCACACAGCACTGCGGCAGGCGTACAATGGTTAGATTATACCGCACAAAAATTTGGCGATGGTGTGCTGGTAAGTTACACAGCGGCGGTACAGAGACAGGCCGGGCAACTACCTGGCGAAAATGGAGTGTGTTCGCCGGTTACACAGCCCTTTGCAGGAAGCCGTGCAACACCCGAAGCAATTAATGAAAATGAGCATTTATTATTTGCAGCGCTGGAAAGCACGCTTAATCATATACAGGTGTTTAATGCTATAAGGCGGGAAGACGGCAATATTACAGACTTTCAACCGGTGCTTTCCAATAAAAACACCGGGCAAGCAAATGGTGATACGAAAGGCAGGAAAGTATCGCAAACAAATCCTGGCATATTTACGGAAGGCATCTTCAGTAAATGGGTACAGGTGGCTGAAACCGGCAACAGCATTCAGTTTGAACAATATTACGACCATGAAGGATATAGCGGCTGGTTTGAGCAGGCTGTTGTAAAAATGGGCGATGGCGTGGTCGTGTCAACAAAGGATATTACCGAGCGTAAGCTTGCCGAGATAGCATTGAAAGAAAGCCAATACCTCCTGAAATCTGTTTTTGACACGAACCTTGTTGGTATGGCGGTACATGAGGCAGTGTTTGATGCAGCAGGTAACATAACGGACTTTCGTATAAAAATTGCCAACCGACAGCTTGAGCAACTTACAGGCCGCACAAACCTTGAAGGTAAATTATACAGCGAAGAGTACCCGGGTATAAAGCAGACACCCGTTTTTGAAGCCATGAAACGGGTAGTAGAAACAGGCAAGCCGCAGGAGTTAGAATACCACTACCGGCACGATGGTTTTGACAAACACTTTTTAAGCATGTTCATAAAGTTTGATGGCGGACTTGTAGCCACAAACCTTGACATCACAGAACGGAAAATGAACGAAAATCAAATAAAAGAACAGGCAGCATATATCTCAAGGATTACCGAAACAGTGCCCGATATGATCAGCATTGTAGAACTATCAACGAGAAAGTATGAATTTATTAATACCAGGACTTTTACCTCTGAAGGTTTTAACACTGATGAGCTCTCTGCAAAGCCCAGGGAAGAACTCAGCCAGATGATACACCCGGAAGACCTGCACGGCCTGCAGGCGTTCTTTGCAAAGTTTTACACCATGAGCGATGATGAAATAACACATGCCGATTACCGCGCAAGGAACAATGAAACTGAAAGCTGGCGATGGTTTAAAGTAAGGGGCAGGGTGTTTAAAAGAAATAGCGAAGGCGTGGCAACGCATGGTTTAAACGTAATACAAAACATCACCTACCAGAAAGAAGCAGAAGAAAAAATAGCAGTGCTGAATAAGAAACTACTGCATAAAAACCGCGAACTGGAAGCAGCCAATGCCGGTATCAAAACATTTACATCCATAGCAGCCAACGATTATAAAGAAACCCTGAAACACCTTTATACAAACCTCGAATTCATCATTAGCAATGAAGCAAAAAAATTAAGTGATGCAGGTAAAGCAAACCTGCGCAGGGCACAGTCTGGTATACAAAAAATGAAATTGCTCACAGATGATATTGTGAATTACCTGAAGATCCCGTCCCTGGATAATGTACTTGCAGACATTGATATGAACGAAATACTTAAAACTGTGATCAATGATTTGCAGGACAAGATTCATTCTGCAGGCACAGTCATTGAAGCTGACCCGCTGCCTTCTTTAAAAGGCTTTCCGTTACTGATATCATTGTTGTTCTACCACCTGCTGGACAATGCCATAAAATTCAGGAAAGAAGACCAGCCGGGACTTGTACATATCGGCTATAAAAAACTCAATAACATTCATATAGATGACGCCATACCAAACATGGTTTATCACAGGATAACTGTTACAGACAACGGCACCGGCTTTAACCCGGTTGACGGAGAAAAACTTTTCGAGATCTTTTATAAACCGCCGCAAAAAAAATACAGGGGTTCCGGTATCGGACTTTCTATTTGCAAACGGATCATGGATATACACCATGGGTTTATACAGGCAGAAAGCAATGAGGGCAACGGCGCTGTGTTTCTTTGCTACTTTCCTGCAGAGCTTCCTTTTAGCGCATAA
- a CDS encoding SDR family NAD(P)-dependent oxidoreductase, which produces MKHINTENRNRYALITGASSGFGYEFANLFAADGYNLIIVGRNEKQLQKITDDFKAKYDVEVTPVLKDLFDRNAAQAIYAHTKTMGINVDVLVNDAGQGQWGMFAETDLERDLDIIQLNVITLLSLTKLFLKDMLARGEGKILQLASEAGKTPMPLMAVYAATKAFVISFTEALINETENTGVSVTMLLPGASDTDFFHKAQAEKTVVYKEEELADPVEVAKAGYKGLMKGENRITIGAGAKSHVAMSAMMPDHVSAANMRKKMELSEKPDNENRREALHDPSFEERLKIVRETGELSGDYKSN; this is translated from the coding sequence ATGAAACACATTAACACAGAGAACAGGAACAGGTATGCACTGATCACCGGTGCATCAAGCGGTTTTGGTTATGAGTTTGCAAACCTTTTTGCGGCTGATGGCTACAATCTGATCATTGTTGGGCGCAATGAAAAGCAACTGCAAAAAATTACCGATGATTTTAAAGCTAAGTACGACGTGGAAGTAACGCCTGTTTTAAAAGACCTCTTCGACAGGAATGCAGCGCAGGCCATTTACGCCCATACAAAAACCATGGGTATAAATGTAGATGTACTCGTAAACGATGCCGGGCAGGGGCAGTGGGGAATGTTTGCCGAAACTGATCTTGAGCGCGACCTTGACATAATACAATTAAACGTTATCACACTTTTGTCTCTTACCAAACTCTTTTTAAAAGACATGCTTGCAAGAGGTGAGGGAAAAATTCTGCAACTGGCTTCTGAAGCAGGCAAAACACCTATGCCACTAATGGCTGTATATGCCGCCACCAAAGCCTTTGTGATCTCTTTTACCGAGGCCCTTATCAACGAAACCGAAAACACCGGTGTATCGGTAACGATGTTATTGCCGGGCGCCAGCGATACAGATTTCTTTCACAAAGCGCAGGCAGAGAAAACGGTTGTTTACAAAGAAGAAGAACTGGCAGACCCGGTAGAAGTTGCCAAAGCGGGTTACAAAGGCCTGATGAAAGGAGAGAACAGGATTACCATTGGCGCAGGTGCAAAATCTCATGTGGCCATGAGTGCTATGATGCCCGATCATGTAAGTGCTGCCAATATGCGTAAAAAGATGGAGTTAAGCGAAAAGCCTGATAACGAAAACAGGAGAGAAGCTTTACACGACCCATCGTTTGAAGAGCGGTTGAAAATTGTGCGGGAAACCGGCGAACTAAGTGGTGATTATAAAAGTAATTAG
- a CDS encoding SDR family oxidoreductase, whose product MRKISYGIISVHVVETNFMKDINTIPPQHQDVQPGIEAEMNPLPVYDDGRPGSKKLKDKVAIITGGDSGIGRAIAISFAKEGADVVIAYLDENNDAKKTAELVKGYGRKASLIAGDLSVEENCKKVVDQAIAEFGKIDVIINNAAVQYPQDDITGISAAQLHKTFAVNIYPHFYMVKYALPHLKEGSSIINTASVTAYKGKKVLLDYSSTKGAIVAFTRSLSQSLFDKKIRVNAVAPGPVWTPLIPASFDEDEVASFGKDTMYKRPAQPAEIAPCYVFLASDENLFMSGQVLHPNGGTIVDS is encoded by the coding sequence ATGAGAAAAATCAGCTATGGCATAATAAGTGTGCACGTAGTTGAAACAAATTTTATGAAAGACATCAACACAATACCTCCGCAGCACCAGGATGTACAACCCGGCATAGAAGCGGAGATGAACCCGCTGCCGGTTTATGATGACGGACGGCCGGGCAGCAAGAAATTAAAAGATAAGGTTGCGATTATAACAGGTGGCGACAGCGGTATAGGTAGAGCGATTGCGATAAGCTTTGCCAAAGAAGGTGCAGATGTGGTGATCGCTTATCTTGATGAAAACAACGATGCAAAAAAAACGGCAGAACTTGTAAAAGGTTATGGCCGCAAAGCTTCGTTGATAGCGGGAGACCTGTCTGTAGAAGAAAATTGTAAAAAGGTGGTCGACCAGGCCATTGCAGAATTTGGTAAAATAGACGTCATCATCAACAATGCTGCTGTGCAATACCCGCAGGATGATATTACAGGCATTTCTGCAGCGCAACTACACAAAACATTTGCGGTAAACATTTACCCTCATTTTTATATGGTAAAATATGCATTGCCACATTTAAAAGAAGGTAGCTCCATTATCAACACAGCTTCAGTTACGGCTTATAAAGGCAAAAAAGTATTGCTGGATTATTCTTCTACAAAGGGCGCCATTGTAGCATTTACAAGAAGCTTATCCCAGTCTTTGTTCGATAAAAAGATTCGTGTAAATGCTGTAGCGCCCGGCCCGGTTTGGACACCCCTGATACCAGCTTCATTTGATGAAGACGAAGTGGCATCTTTTGGTAAGGACACCATGTACAAGCGGCCCGCACAACCCGCGGAAATAGCCCCATGTTACGTTTTTCTTGCCAGCGATGAAAACCTCTTCATGAGCGGCCAGGTGTTGCACCCGAACGGCGGCACTATAGTAGACTCTTAA
- a CDS encoding PQQ-dependent sugar dehydrogenase → MKKTIINTVILVLLVFAETLHAQTQDIKGLINQKKEGHIIRPVVVTPSDDLIKSLKVPAGFKVSVFAKNLGKPRMMLVMPNGNVYVTNRQAGTVTLLKDVNNDGKADMATVVAQKDQMHGIAQKGSSLYLITVKDLYSTTIHEDGTLDSLVLLAGNLPDGGQHGNRTMHFGPDSLLYISVGSTCNSCDETNDRNATMLQVNLQDSTQKIFAKGLRNTIGFAWHPQTKAMWGFDHGIDWLGDFDQREELNLIKEGGDYGWPYVYGNYEFDKHHDPKGETHVAYAKHTIAPEMLYTAHAAPMDLVFYTAQQFPANYSGDAFATMHGSWNRKPPSGYNVVRVKFNNGKVQGIEDFLTGFLFADGTKIFGRPVGLAQYTDGSLLVADDENGMIYKISFENTVTKK, encoded by the coding sequence ATGAAAAAAACAATTATTAACACAGTCATTTTAGTGCTGCTTGTGTTTGCAGAAACCCTGCATGCACAAACACAAGATATTAAAGGTCTTATCAATCAAAAGAAAGAAGGGCATATTATAAGGCCTGTGGTGGTTACGCCTTCAGATGACCTCATCAAAAGCCTGAAAGTGCCTGCCGGCTTTAAAGTTTCGGTATTTGCAAAGAACCTGGGCAAACCACGTATGATGCTGGTGATGCCAAACGGGAATGTATATGTTACCAACAGGCAAGCCGGTACAGTTACACTGTTAAAAGACGTAAACAATGATGGAAAAGCAGATATGGCCACTGTGGTAGCGCAGAAAGACCAGATGCACGGCATAGCACAAAAAGGAAGTTCACTGTATCTTATTACAGTAAAAGACTTGTATTCTACAACCATTCATGAAGATGGTACACTCGATTCGCTTGTGCTGCTTGCAGGCAATCTGCCGGATGGTGGTCAGCACGGTAACCGTACCATGCATTTTGGGCCAGACAGCCTGCTGTACATTTCTGTTGGCAGTACATGTAATTCCTGCGATGAAACCAACGACAGGAACGCAACCATGCTACAGGTGAACCTGCAGGATAGTACACAAAAGATCTTTGCAAAAGGCCTGCGTAATACCATTGGTTTTGCATGGCATCCGCAAACAAAGGCGATGTGGGGTTTTGATCATGGTATAGACTGGCTGGGAGATTTTGACCAGCGCGAAGAACTGAACCTGATAAAAGAAGGTGGCGATTATGGCTGGCCTTATGTATATGGTAATTATGAATTCGATAAACACCATGACCCCAAAGGTGAAACACATGTGGCATACGCTAAACACACCATTGCACCGGAAATGTTATACACAGCACATGCTGCACCAATGGATCTTGTTTTTTACACTGCACAGCAGTTTCCTGCAAACTATTCGGGCGACGCTTTTGCAACTATGCATGGTTCATGGAATCGTAAACCACCATCCGGGTATAATGTAGTAAGGGTAAAATTCAATAATGGTAAAGTGCAGGGAATAGAAGACTTCTTAACCGGTTTCCTGTTTGCTGATGGCACCAAAATTTTTGGACGACCAGTTGGTCTTGCACAATACACCGACGGATCTCTACTTGTGGCAGATGATGAAAATGGTATGATCTATAAAATCAGTTTCGAAAACACGGTCACAAAAAAATAG
- a CDS encoding YihY/virulence factor BrkB family protein yields MKKFSLKNLWKVIKLTFKNVGADKLPKLSGSLAYYTVFSMGPLLLLIISIAGIILGREASEGKIYEQLVGFVGQDTASQLQVLVKSASLEGKSTFAAIIGGITLLIGATTVFGEIQDSINMIWGLKPKPKQGLMKMLKNRFLSFSVIVSLGFLLLVSLSVSAVIDAFSERLTISFETGKVVIFYILNLLLTLIITSAIFATIFKVLPDAAIRWKDVRAGAITTAVLFMLGKFAISFYIGQSNVGTTFGAAGSIVVLLVWVYYSSMILYMGAEFTKAYAVVFGAPIHPNAYAVTTRQVEVETGDASVQENENTGSKKTVKQQ; encoded by the coding sequence ATGAAGAAGTTTTCGCTGAAAAATTTATGGAAGGTTATCAAGCTGACATTTAAAAATGTTGGGGCAGACAAGCTTCCGAAACTAAGTGGCTCACTGGCATATTACACTGTATTTTCAATGGGCCCGCTGTTGTTGCTCATTATTTCAATAGCAGGTATCATACTCGGCAGGGAAGCGAGTGAAGGAAAAATTTACGAACAACTGGTGGGCTTTGTAGGACAGGATACAGCCTCGCAATTGCAGGTGCTGGTAAAAAGTGCCTCACTTGAAGGAAAAAGCACCTTTGCAGCCATTATTGGGGGTATAACATTGTTGATAGGCGCCACCACGGTTTTCGGAGAGATACAGGATTCCATCAACATGATCTGGGGTTTAAAACCAAAGCCAAAACAAGGGTTGATGAAAATGCTTAAAAACAGGTTTCTTTCTTTTTCTGTTATTGTGAGCCTGGGCTTTTTACTGCTGGTGTCATTGTCTGTTAGTGCGGTTATTGATGCATTCAGCGAACGACTGACGATTTCTTTTGAAACAGGAAAGGTAGTTATCTTTTATATACTCAACCTGTTGCTTACACTGATCATTACCTCTGCCATCTTTGCTACTATCTTCAAGGTATTACCTGATGCAGCAATACGCTGGAAAGATGTGCGGGCCGGTGCCATAACCACTGCCGTATTGTTTATGCTGGGCAAATTCGCTATATCATTTTACATCGGCCAGAGTAATGTGGGTACAACTTTCGGCGCTGCGGGATCTATCGTGGTATTGCTTGTGTGGGTATATTATTCTTCTATGATCTTATATATGGGTGCTGAATTTACCAAAGCATACGCTGTTGTTTTTGGTGCACCGATTCATCCAAATGCATACGCTGTTACAACCCGGCAGGTAGAAGTTGAAACAGGTGACGCGTCTGTGCAGGAAAATGAAAATACGGGAAGCAAGAAAACGGTAAAACAGCAATAA
- a CDS encoding phosphatidate cytidylyltransferase, whose translation MKKLHVYESLAFLILTTVLLTGCEAIQGIFSAGVWVGILIVIVVVFIIIRVFAGGKK comes from the coding sequence ATGAAAAAGCTACATGTCTATGAATCGCTTGCCTTTCTTATACTCACTACAGTATTACTCACAGGTTGCGAAGCGATACAGGGTATATTCAGTGCAGGTGTATGGGTTGGTATACTCATCGTTATAGTGGTAGTATTTATCATCATCCGCGTTTTTGCAGGTGGAAAAAAATAA
- a CDS encoding SemiSWEET transporter — MEQIVGIVAAVLTAIAMLPQLIKVIKEKKAQGVSFGMVLVLIAGLATWVWYGILKEDYPIIFTNIFSLLVNITLCIFGYIYRNNSDEA, encoded by the coding sequence ATGGAGCAAATTGTGGGTATTGTAGCAGCGGTTCTGACGGCTATAGCTATGCTGCCGCAGCTGATAAAAGTGATTAAAGAGAAAAAAGCCCAGGGTGTTTCCTTTGGTATGGTACTCGTATTAATTGCCGGCCTTGCAACGTGGGTATGGTATGGTATTTTAAAAGAAGACTACCCCATCATATTTACAAATATCTTCTCGCTGCTTGTAAATATAACCTTGTGCATCTTTGGATACATTTACAGAAATAACAGCGATGAAGCGTAA
- a CDS encoding c-type cytochrome: MKKLLVLTLFFTTYLACKQAEKPAYGTSEWKEYLGGPERNHFSPLTQVNRENVQQLQVAWEYHTGDSGQMQCNPIIVDGVMYGMTATTRPFAVDAATGKEIWKGKSEGPDSYSSSRGVVYWEDGDDKRILYTSGPWLYELDARTGKPLTLVGDSGRISLKAGLGSTAGDKMVISNTPGTIFGDLIIMPLRVSEGTDAPPGNIQAFNIKTGKLAWVFHTIPHVGEEGYETWPPGTYKNLSGVGAANNWSGMSVDRKRGIIFVPTGSAAYDFYGGNRKGANLFANCLLALDAKTGKRIWHFQFVHHDILDRDPPAPPNLITVTRGGKMIDAVAQITKQGYVFVFNRETGEPLFPVKETPVPQSDIPGEAAWPTQPIPEKPAPYARQYLKEHDINPYAANRDSLIALLKETRSEGPFTPLSEKGTIIFPGLDGGGEWGGAAADPEGIIYINSNEMAWRISLGPDKSKEQNVSMTPGESVYVTNCTSCHGTARKGNPSSGYPSLVNIGSRRKRESVQAVVSHGKGMMPAFPKLSKDEMQSLVGFLFGDEQVARVPSEPGVDNAIKTEQQISYAISGYSKFLDRDGLPAVSPPWGTLNAINLNTGEYVWKIPYGEIPALKDKGPDAKGAESYGGPVITASCLLFIAGTKDQYFRAFDKLNGKLLWQTQLPAASFATPATYEVKGKQYIVMACGGTKLGAKGGDSYIAFTLPAP; the protein is encoded by the coding sequence ATGAAAAAATTACTTGTACTTACCTTGTTCTTTACCACATACCTCGCATGTAAGCAGGCAGAAAAGCCCGCATATGGTACCAGTGAATGGAAAGAATACCTCGGAGGACCCGAACGTAATCATTTTTCCCCGCTCACACAGGTTAATAGAGAGAATGTACAGCAGTTACAGGTTGCGTGGGAATATCATACCGGCGATTCCGGGCAGATGCAATGCAATCCCATCATTGTTGATGGTGTTATGTATGGTATGACAGCCACGACCAGGCCATTTGCTGTAGATGCAGCAACGGGCAAAGAGATATGGAAGGGTAAAAGTGAAGGGCCTGATAGTTATAGCAGCAGCCGTGGCGTTGTTTACTGGGAGGATGGCGATGATAAACGCATTCTGTATACCAGCGGCCCGTGGTTGTATGAACTGGATGCACGCACAGGAAAGCCTCTGACGTTGGTGGGGGATAGCGGCCGTATCAGTCTTAAAGCCGGGCTGGGTAGTACGGCAGGTGATAAGATGGTAATATCCAATACCCCGGGAACAATATTCGGAGACCTGATCATTATGCCGCTGCGCGTGTCGGAAGGCACAGACGCCCCTCCGGGCAACATACAGGCGTTCAATATTAAAACCGGGAAGCTTGCATGGGTATTTCATACCATACCACATGTCGGCGAAGAAGGATATGAAACATGGCCACCGGGCACATATAAAAATCTTTCCGGTGTAGGCGCCGCTAATAACTGGAGTGGTATGTCGGTAGACCGTAAACGCGGCATAATCTTCGTTCCTACGGGCTCTGCAGCATATGATTTTTACGGTGGTAACCGTAAAGGAGCCAATTTGTTTGCCAACTGTTTACTGGCGCTGGATGCAAAGACCGGCAAACGCATTTGGCATTTCCAGTTTGTTCATCACGATATATTGGACCGAGATCCCCCGGCACCGCCAAACCTCATCACTGTTACACGCGGTGGTAAAATGATCGACGCGGTCGCGCAAATTACCAAACAAGGCTATGTGTTTGTTTTTAACCGGGAAACCGGTGAACCATTGTTTCCTGTAAAAGAAACACCTGTACCGCAATCAGACATACCGGGAGAAGCCGCATGGCCTACACAACCTATTCCGGAGAAGCCTGCACCTTACGCAAGGCAGTACCTGAAGGAGCACGATATAAATCCTTACGCAGCAAACAGGGATTCGCTTATCGCACTTTTAAAAGAAACGCGTTCTGAAGGCCCTTTCACCCCGTTGAGTGAAAAAGGGACCATTATTTTTCCGGGTCTTGACGGAGGTGGAGAGTGGGGCGGGGCTGCCGCTGATCCGGAGGGTATCATTTATATCAACAGTAATGAAATGGCCTGGCGTATCTCGCTTGGTCCTGATAAATCAAAAGAGCAGAATGTAAGTATGACCCCTGGTGAAAGTGTGTATGTGACCAATTGTACCTCATGTCATGGCACCGCACGAAAAGGCAACCCTTCCAGCGGTTATCCCTCATTGGTGAACATTGGTAGCCGCAGAAAACGGGAAAGCGTGCAGGCTGTCGTCTCTCATGGCAAGGGCATGATGCCAGCGTTTCCAAAGCTAAGCAAGGACGAAATGCAATCGCTTGTAGGGTTTTTGTTTGGCGATGAGCAGGTAGCACGAGTACCGAGCGAGCCAGGTGTTGACAACGCCATAAAGACTGAACAACAGATCTCGTATGCTATTTCAGGATACAGTAAATTTTTAGACAGGGACGGTTTACCGGCTGTTTCGCCACCATGGGGCACGTTGAATGCAATCAACCTGAATACAGGAGAATATGTGTGGAAAATACCTTACGGCGAAATACCCGCGTTGAAGGATAAAGGTCCTGATGCAAAAGGTGCCGAAAGCTACGGCGGGCCTGTGATCACAGCAAGCTGCCTGCTGTTTATCGCAGGAACAAAAGACCAGTATTTCAGGGCCTTTGACAAGTTAAACGGAAAACTTTTATGGCAAACACAATTGCCGGCGGCATCTTTTGCAACGCCAGCCACTTATGAAGTAAAAGGGAAGCAATACATCGTTATGGCTTGCGGCGGCACCAAACTGGGCGCAAAAGGTGGTGACAGCTATATTGCCTTCACACTACCCGCTCCGTAG
- a CDS encoding sulfite exporter TauE/SafE family protein, whose protein sequence is MFWQIFISAFSIGLLSSFHCVGMCGAFAFSLPVQEYSGVKKASAILLYNLGRTATYAVLGLVFGLAGRQMYLGGFQQWFSVTAGIIIVLVALQSVIKYPLLRIRGFSVFNLFVQKLITRAIGQKNLHGILLLGMANGLLPCGLVYLAIAGALGTGSIEGASFFMAAFGIGTLPAMFSVSYFGYFIRLSVRNTIKKAMPWFIAAMGAMLIVRGMGLGIAYLSPQLSSNAEKTVSCHK, encoded by the coding sequence ATGTTCTGGCAGATTTTTATATCGGCATTCAGTATAGGATTGCTCAGCAGTTTTCACTGTGTGGGCATGTGTGGTGCGTTTGCGTTTTCCCTGCCTGTGCAGGAGTATTCAGGTGTAAAAAAAGCAAGTGCTATTTTGTTGTACAACCTTGGGCGCACCGCTACGTACGCCGTCTTGGGTCTTGTTTTCGGTTTAGCGGGAAGACAAATGTACCTGGGTGGGTTTCAGCAATGGTTCTCGGTTACTGCAGGTATCATCATTGTGCTTGTGGCACTGCAATCTGTTATTAAATATCCTTTGCTGCGCATCAGAGGTTTTTCTGTGTTTAATCTTTTTGTACAAAAGCTTATAACAAGAGCAATAGGGCAAAAGAATTTGCATGGCATACTGCTGCTGGGCATGGCAAACGGTTTGCTGCCCTGCGGGCTGGTTTACCTGGCTATTGCCGGCGCACTGGGCACAGGTAGTATAGAGGGGGCGTCGTTTTTTATGGCAGCTTTTGGCATAGGCACGTTGCCGGCCATGTTCAGTGTGTCTTATTTTGGCTATTTTATCAGGCTGTCGGTTCGCAATACCATTAAAAAAGCTATGCCATGGTTCATTGCTGCCATGGGCGCCATGTTGATTGTAAGAGGTATGGGGCTGGGTATTGCCTATCTTAGCCCGCAATTGAGCAGCAATGCAGAAAAGACGGTCTCCTGCCACAAATAA
- a CDS encoding FixH family protein translates to MSWGNKLLVAFIAFGALIGTLVYKCMHQNFELVSKDYYADELKYQDRIDGANNAGKLSAVQVSTTGTELAIQLPKELNGQVLKGEAWFYCATNAADDRRIPLTVDDKGIMLVDKSKLAKASYVLKLNWENTSEKFYNEQAVSLR, encoded by the coding sequence ATGAGTTGGGGAAACAAACTGCTGGTGGCCTTTATAGCATTTGGTGCGTTGATAGGAACACTTGTGTACAAGTGCATGCACCAGAATTTTGAGCTGGTATCGAAAGACTATTATGCAGATGAACTTAAATACCAGGATAGGATAGATGGTGCAAATAATGCCGGAAAGCTAAGTGCGGTACAGGTTTCAACAACGGGTACTGAACTGGCTATTCAATTGCCAAAAGAACTGAATGGCCAGGTATTGAAAGGTGAAGCGTGGTTTTATTGCGCAACCAATGCAGCAGATGACAGGCGCATTCCTTTAACGGTAGATGACAAAGGCATTATGCTGGTTGATAAAAGTAAACTTGCCAAAGCCAGTTATGTACTTAAGCTGAACTGGGAAAATACGAGCGAGAAATTTTATAACGAACAAGCTGTTTCATTAAGATAA